Below is a genomic region from Persicimonas caeni.
GCTGTTGCTCGAAAATGATCGCGTCACCGATATCTTGCGCGGTTTGCTCGACCGCGCTACCAAAGAGGCACGCGAAACCATCGAGTCGATGATGCCACCTGCCAATTAGTGGATACCCAAGTCAATTCGTGGACACCCAAGTGAGGATGATGATGGCTTTTGATTTGCTGTCGAGACGCTTCCTGCTCACCGCCCTGTTGGTGACCCTCTGCAGCGTGGGCTTGGTCGCCTGTGCGGGGCAGCAGAAGGTTCCCAAGGCTCAACCAATGCCCGCCGGCAAGAACTTCACCGGCGTGTGGTACTCCCCCCAATTCGAGCACATGCACCTTCGCCAAACCGGCGATAAGGTCAGCGGAATCTTCACTTACGAAGAGGGCGGCACCATCGAAGGCGAGGTCGATGGGAACCTGCTCGTGTTCAAGTGGATCGAGCCGGGCAGCAAGGAGAAGGCCAAGCGCACCATGAAAGGGCGCGGGTATCTGCAGCTCGTCCAAGACGGCGAGATGACCAAGCTCAAAGGCGAATGGGGTTATAACGAGCAGGCCACTGGTGGTGGCCCGTGGACGGCCGAATGGGTCCGCGAGCTCGAGCCCGAAGACCCGCTGACGCTCGAAGATTTGGAAGCGCAGCGCGATTAGACGCGGCTTCGACCAAGCTGCCCAACACCCCTAGAGGACTCCGACATATGAAGAAGTTTTCGCGAAGCTGGCGCGACCTGCGAATCGTTGTCTTGGCGCTGGCTGTCACGGTTGGCTGTGCTGCCACGCCCACGCGCGCCGATGGAGGCGCGGATGGGGCCGATTCTTCCCAGGGGCCGCAGCAACGTGCGGTCATCGTCGACGCGATGAAGGCCGAATTGGAGCGCTCCTCCAAGAAGCTGAAGCTCGACGACTACGAAGCGCCGTATTTCATCGCCTACAAAGTCGAGGACTCCGAGTCGAAGTCGGTGGGGGGCAAGTTCGGCGCGATCGTGACTGACGACGATTCGCGTAGCCGCACCGCCTACGTGGAGGTGCGCGTCGGTGATTACCAATTCGACAACTACGCTAACGTCGCCACCGAGAACTATCGCTTCTCGGAGTACGCCGCCGACCGCACGCTTCCCCTGGAGGCCGACCCCACTGCCATTCGGGGCGCGCTGTGGCTGCTGACCGATGAAACCTACAAAAAGGCGCTGAGCAGCTACTTGTCCAAAAAGGGCGGGGCGGTCTTCGAGACCAAAGAGAAGATGGAGACGCCCAGCTTCTCCAAAGAAGAGCCGTCGACCTACAAGGGCGACATCGCCGCGTTGGAGTTCGACGAGGCGAAGTGGCGAAAGGCGATCAAGAGCGTCACCAAGTCGATCCTCGACGCCGACGGATTGCTCGACGCCGACATGAGCGTGAGCGCCCGGCGCACCGTCACCTACTTCGTCAACACGGAGGGCTCGACGGTCGTGCAAGACAGCGTCATTTACTCCATCCAACTGCAGAGTTGGGCCCGCGCCGACGACGGAATGATGCTCGAGAATGCGCGCTCGTTCTACGCGCGCACTCCCGACAAACTGCCCGAGATTTCCACGGTTCGTGCCGAAGCCAAGGAGATGGTCGCCGAGCTCGAGCAGCTGCGAAAGGCGCCTGCGCTCGATCCGTACACCGGTCCGGCGATCTTGTTGCCCGAGGCCAGCGGCGTGCTCTTCCACGAGGCGATCGGCCACCGCCTCGAAGGTGAGCGTCAGCGCGACCAGGAAGAGGGCCGTACCTTCAAGGGGCGCGTGGGCGAGGAAGTCATCCCGACTTTCCTGTCGGTCTATGACGACCCGACCCTGTCGAATTGGAATGACACTCAGCTCAACGGCTACTACAAATTCGACGACGAGGGGATCCCGGCCGAGCGTGTCGAGCTGGTCGAAGATGGCGTCTTGCGAAGCTTCCTCAAGAGTCGCACGCCCATCGAAGGCTCGCTCGAGTCGAACGGCCACGGACGCGCTCAGGGCATTCAAAAGCCGATGGCGCGCATGGGCAACCTCATCGTCAAAGCCGACCCGAAGAAGGCCGTGTCGTACGACGAGCTCAAAAAGCGGCTGTTGGCCGAGGTCAAAAAGCAGAAGAAGCCCTTTGGGCTGATCATCCGCGATATCTCGGGTGGATCGACCAACACGTCGGGCTACGGCTACCAGGCCTTCAAGGGGTCGACCCGCCTCGTCTACAAGGTCGACCCGGAGACCGGCAAGGAGACGCTGGTTCGTGGCGTCGAGGTGGTGGGTACGCCTCTGACGGCGATCAACAAGATCGTCGCTGCCAGCAAGGATACCGGTGTGTTCAACGGTTATTGCGGCGCCGAGAGCGGGTATGTGCCGGTGTCGGCGGTGGCGCCGGCGCTTTTGACCACCGAGGTCGAGTTGCAGCGCACTCAGCAGTCTAAAGAGCGCTCTCCGCTGTTGCCGGCGCCGTGGAAGGCGGGCGAGGAGGAGGCAAAGAGTGACGGAGTGAAAGAGAAAGAGAGTGAAGCAGTGAAAGAGTAAAGGAGTGAAGAAGTAAAGGGGTGAAGATGTAAAGGGGTGAAGAAGTAAAGGGGTGAAGAAGTAAAGGGGTGAAGAAGTAAAGGGGTGAAGAAGTAAAAGAGTGAAGAAGTAAAAGAGTGAAGAAGTAAAGGGGTGAAGAAGTAAAGGAGTGAAAAAGTAAAAGAGAGAAGAAGTAAGAGAGTGAAGAAGTAAGAGAGTGAAGAAGTAAAGGAGTGAAGAAGTAAAAGAGTGAAGAAGTGGAAGAGTAGAAACGTAAGAAAGCCCGGCAGGCGGTCGCCTGCCGGGCTTTCTGCGTCGAACGAGTGTGAGCTTACTCGACGACGATCGTCATCTTCATCGGACGGCTGGCGAAGCGGTTGCTCACGGCAAACTCGCCGGTGGTCTCGAAGGTGTGCGAGAAGCTCTCACCGGCAGCCAGGTTCTGGTCGATGTTGAGCTGCGGGATGTTGACGTTGTGGCGATCCGGGTCCTTGTTGGTGAACTGAACCGTGGTGCCCGTCGGGATCGTCAGGGTGTTGGGGTTGAAGCGGTACTGGTAGAGCACGACTTCTTTGGCCTCGGCCTCAGCCGGTTTTTCCTTGGCGGCCTCGTCTTCCTTCTTGGCTTCCTCTCCACCACCGCAGGCGGTGAGACCGAGCGTCAGGAAGGCGGCGAGCAGGCTGAAAATCAACATCTTGGTAGTGCGCATTTACAATCCTCCAGTAGTCATTCAGTCACTAGGTCCCGCGTGCTTCTCACGAATGGGGGTGTAGCGGGCTCAGATGGTACGGCGTATACTTCGTTGCCGCTAGCCTAGACGACAAGATGCGCCTTGTAAAAGCGTCTGCGCAAAATGATTGGTCGGTTGGCTGCGAGTTGGTATGCTGGAGCAAAGCGAGTCGCTCAGGAGTCAACCGTTGGACGAGTCCCTGCACCAAAAAGTCGGTGAAGCCGCGCACGAACTCGGGTTTATCAGTCGCCATACGTTGAGCGAAGCCATGCTCGCCATCGGCAAGATCGAGGCGACGACCGGTGAGGTCGGGCTGCGGGTGTGGGCGCGGCAGGGCTGGCTCGACGAGGCGCAACTCGCCGAAGTGGTCAGCCATCTGGGGCTTCCGGTGGCAGACGGCTCTCAGGGTGCCTCGGGGATCATGAAGTTCGACGAGCTCGAGGAGTTCGTGCGCGCCGAGACGGCGTTTCTGCAAGCCGACAGCCAAGCACGTGCGGCGCACGCCTTTGTCCACGGCGACACCGAAGTGGCGCGCGCTCCGCAACAGCGAGCGGCCCAGCAGCCGGTCGAGGATCCGCCGACGATCCCGTTCAACCCCGACGACATGACCTTCGCCGAGGAGAGCGAGGCGGACAGCGACTTCGACTCGCAGATGAAGACGCTGGTCCACTCGCGCATGGCCGGGCGTGGTAGCGCCGCCGATGCGACGAGCGACGACGAGTTCGACTTGGCCTTGGCCGACACGGGACAACACCAGGTCGAGACGCCTGTCGACCTGCTCGACCCGGGCGATCGTTTTGTTCTCGGCGATGAACTCGGTCGCGGCGGCGGTGGGCGGGTGCTGCGCGTGTTCGACCGGGTGCTCGGGCGTACCGTGGCCATGAAGACGCTGCCGCCGGAGTTGCAGGCCGACCAAACGGTGCTCGCCCGGTTCATCGCCGAGGCGCAGGCAACCGGGCAGCTCGAACACCCCAATATCGTACCCATCTACGATTTCGGCGTGCTCCCCTCGGGCGAGTTTTACTACACGATGCGCGAAGTGGGGCGCCACTCGCTTCGGGAAGTACTCCAGGGCCAGAAGCTCCAGCAAGAGCGCGACGATGAGGAGTATTCGCTCGTCAAGCTGTTGTCGATTCTCGGCCAGGTCGGCCAGGCGGTGCACTACGCGCACACTCGCGGGGTGATTCACCGCGATCTGAAGCCCGACAACATCATGCTCGGTGAGTACGGAGAAGTGCTCGTCATGGACTGGGGCTTGGCTCGGGTGCTCGACCGGGAGGTGCGAACTGACTTGAGCCGTCGTGGCGGCGAGAAGCTCGACGACGGCGAAACCCTGGGGACCCCGGCATATATGCCTCCGGAGCAGGCCCGCGGCGAACACGACGAGGTCGACGAGCAGAGCGACGTCTATAGTTTGGGCGCGATTCTGTACGAAATCCTGACGCTCGAGCCGCCGTTTGTGGGGGGCGACCCCCACGAAATCATGACCAAGGTGGTCGATGGCCAGATCGTCCCGCCTTCGAAGCGCGCGCCGGCCGGCCGTGTGGTGCCCGACGAACTCGAGCGTCTCTGCATCGAGGCGATGGCGCTCGACAAGACCGAGCGCCTCGCCTCGGCCAAAGAGCTGAGCGAGCGCCTCGAGGAGTGGCTCGAGGGCATCCAGCCGCGCGAGGCACGCCGGTGCATCAAACGCGGCGACGCCGCGGCCGAGCGCTATCAAGATCTGCTGGCCGAGGGCGAAGACTACGAGCAGCGGGTTCGAGAGCTCTCCACCCAGATCGACCCGTTCGAGTCGATCACCCGAAAGCGTGCGCTGTGGCGGCTCGAAGATCACCGCGACGAGCTTCGTACCGAGGCGGTGCGTGCCTTCGGAGAGGCGGTCAACGGCTACACCCAGGCGCTGGCTCACGAGCCCGACAACGAGCGTGCCCGCCGGGGGCTGGCAGACCTCTATTACTCGCGCCTCGAGAAGGCGGAGGCGAATCGAGACGAGCTCGACACGATCTACTTTCGCACCCTCGTGCGCCAATACGATGCGGGGCGCTACGCGTCTGCCCTCGAGGCGAAGGCAAGCCTCATCGTGGGGGCCGAGCCCGACGGCGCGCAGGCCACGCTATTTCGCTACGCCGAGATCGATCGTCGGCTGATGGCCAGCGACGAAATCGAGCTGGGGGAGACGCCTGTGGAGGTCGACGAGCTGGCCGTGGGCAGTTATCTGTTGCTGCTCGAGCATCCCGAACGCGCTGCCTGTCAGGTGCCCTTGCACCTCGAGCGCGGCCGTCACGAGCACGTGCATGTGCGTCTGCCTCGCGACGAGGAGATCGAGGAGGGATTCGTGTACGTGCCCGGCGGTACGTGCACCGTCGGCGGTGATCCCAACTCGTTCGACCCGCGCGCAGCCCAAAGCGTTCACGTCGACTCGTTCTTCTGCTCCCGATTTCCAGTCACCTTCCGCGACTACCTCGAGTGGTTCAACGAGCTGTACCGCAAGGTCGGTGATGCGGCCTTGAAGCACGCCCCACAGACGCGTGACGCCGACGGCATGTTTGTGCGCTTCGATGAAAACCGCGAGCTGTGGGTGCCCGACGAAATCCTCATCGAAGGCGCCGCCCGCAAGCTCTACCCGATCGGCAAGGGCCACGAGTACGACCTGCCGGTGGTCGGAATCCGCGCCGCCGACGCCGAAGCCTATTGTGCCTGGCGCGCCAAGAGAGACGGCCGCCCCTTCCGACTGCCCACACGCGCCGAGCTCGAAAAGGCCGGCCGCGGCGTCGACGCGCGTTTTTTCCCGTGGGGCGATCGTTTCGACGCCACCTTCTGCAAAATGCGCTTCTCACGGCCCGAGGTCTCCCAACTCGAGCCCGTCGGCACCTTCGTCGACGACACGTCTCCGTACGGCGTTCGCGACCTGGCCGGAGGCGCACGCGACTGGTGCCAACCCGAAAACGACGGCGACGAAGAACGCCCCGTCTTCGGCGGCGCCTGGCTGGCCGACGAGCAAGGCTCACGCATGGCCAGCCGCCTGACCATCCTCGCCGAAGGCCGCACGGCGGGCATTGGCTTTCGGATGGTTTATTCGGCGGACGGCTGACTTCTGAGAAATCCTTTGCTTAGTTAGACGTCCCTTCCGGGGGCTTTCGCTTCGTGTGGCGTACTGGCATCCCTTGCTTCTCGCAGGGTCCCCTTCGCCTCGCAAACGACGCTCGGCACTTCCCCACGCGCTGAAAGACGCGCTGGGGAAGGGGATTGCAGGGAAGGAAAGCGTTTCAGAGGTGCAATCCCCCTCCCCAGCGCGCAGTGCAGCGCAAGGGGAGGTGGGGGCGAAGCGTAGCTGAGCCCCCGGAGGGGACCTCTCAGCAAGCAAGGGATTTCAGCGAAGGTAGCCTCTGCCTTCAAGCCGCCACGCGATCGAGATCGCGGTCGAGCGAGCGGTATTGAACCGCCTCGGCGATATGTGACGCTTCGATGGTGTCGGAGCCGTCGAGGTCGGCGATGGTGCGGGCGACCTTCAGGATGCGATCGTAGGCGCGTGCGCTCATGCCCAGGCGGTCGACGACCATCTCCATGAGGTCGTGGCCGTCGTCGTCGATCTGGCAGTGCTCGCGGAGCTCGGAGGGGCGCATCTGGGCGTTGGCGTGGACGTCGGTGCCGGCAAACCGGCTTCGTTGTACGTTGCGGGCGGCTTGCACGCGTTGCTGGACCTGGCGCGACGATTCGCCGCGGCGCTCGCCTTTGAGCTTGCGGTAGGGAACGGCGGGCACTTCGACGTGGATGTCGATGCGATCGAG
It encodes:
- a CDS encoding cupredoxin domain-containing protein, with amino-acid sequence MRTTKMLIFSLLAAFLTLGLTACGGGEEAKKEDEAAKEKPAEAEAKEVVLYQYRFNPNTLTIPTGTTVQFTNKDPDRHNVNIPQLNIDQNLAAGESFSHTFETTGEFAVSNRFASRPMKMTIVVE
- a CDS encoding TldD/PmbA family protein, whose translation is MKKFSRSWRDLRIVVLALAVTVGCAATPTRADGGADGADSSQGPQQRAVIVDAMKAELERSSKKLKLDDYEAPYFIAYKVEDSESKSVGGKFGAIVTDDDSRSRTAYVEVRVGDYQFDNYANVATENYRFSEYAADRTLPLEADPTAIRGALWLLTDETYKKALSSYLSKKGGAVFETKEKMETPSFSKEEPSTYKGDIAALEFDEAKWRKAIKSVTKSILDADGLLDADMSVSARRTVTYFVNTEGSTVVQDSVIYSIQLQSWARADDGMMLENARSFYARTPDKLPEISTVRAEAKEMVAELEQLRKAPALDPYTGPAILLPEASGVLFHEAIGHRLEGERQRDQEEGRTFKGRVGEEVIPTFLSVYDDPTLSNWNDTQLNGYYKFDDEGIPAERVELVEDGVLRSFLKSRTPIEGSLESNGHGRAQGIQKPMARMGNLIVKADPKKAVSYDELKKRLLAEVKKQKKPFGLIIRDISGGSTNTSGYGYQAFKGSTRLVYKVDPETGKETLVRGVEVVGTPLTAINKIVAASKDTGVFNGYCGAESGYVPVSAVAPALLTTEVELQRTQQSKERSPLLPAPWKAGEEEAKSDGVKEKESEAVKE
- a CDS encoding bifunctional serine/threonine-protein kinase/formylglycine-generating enzyme family protein; translated protein: MDESLHQKVGEAAHELGFISRHTLSEAMLAIGKIEATTGEVGLRVWARQGWLDEAQLAEVVSHLGLPVADGSQGASGIMKFDELEEFVRAETAFLQADSQARAAHAFVHGDTEVARAPQQRAAQQPVEDPPTIPFNPDDMTFAEESEADSDFDSQMKTLVHSRMAGRGSAADATSDDEFDLALADTGQHQVETPVDLLDPGDRFVLGDELGRGGGGRVLRVFDRVLGRTVAMKTLPPELQADQTVLARFIAEAQATGQLEHPNIVPIYDFGVLPSGEFYYTMREVGRHSLREVLQGQKLQQERDDEEYSLVKLLSILGQVGQAVHYAHTRGVIHRDLKPDNIMLGEYGEVLVMDWGLARVLDREVRTDLSRRGGEKLDDGETLGTPAYMPPEQARGEHDEVDEQSDVYSLGAILYEILTLEPPFVGGDPHEIMTKVVDGQIVPPSKRAPAGRVVPDELERLCIEAMALDKTERLASAKELSERLEEWLEGIQPREARRCIKRGDAAAERYQDLLAEGEDYEQRVRELSTQIDPFESITRKRALWRLEDHRDELRTEAVRAFGEAVNGYTQALAHEPDNERARRGLADLYYSRLEKAEANRDELDTIYFRTLVRQYDAGRYASALEAKASLIVGAEPDGAQATLFRYAEIDRRLMASDEIELGETPVEVDELAVGSYLLLLEHPERAACQVPLHLERGRHEHVHVRLPRDEEIEEGFVYVPGGTCTVGGDPNSFDPRAAQSVHVDSFFCSRFPVTFRDYLEWFNELYRKVGDAALKHAPQTRDADGMFVRFDENRELWVPDEILIEGAARKLYPIGKGHEYDLPVVGIRAADAEAYCAWRAKRDGRPFRLPTRAELEKAGRGVDARFFPWGDRFDATFCKMRFSRPEVSQLEPVGTFVDDTSPYGVRDLAGGARDWCQPENDGDEERPVFGGAWLADEQGSRMASRLTILAEGRTAGIGFRMVYSADG